Genomic segment of Truepera radiovictrix DSM 17093:
ACGAGGGCGGTCAGGGCGAGGATCAGGCCGACGTTGGCGATGTTCGAGCCGATCACGTTGCCCAGGGCGATCTCCGGCGCGCCGCGCAGCGCCGCTGTAAGGCTCGCGGCGAGCTCCGGCGCCGAGGTGCCAAACGCCACGATGGTCAGCCCGATGACGAGCGGGCGCACCCCGAAACGCTGCGCTAGGAGGCTCGAGTGCTTGACCAACGACTCCCCGCCGACGTAGAGCAGGAAGATACCCAAAACGATGAAAAGGAGGTCCACGGGGGCTAGCTTACCCGACGCCACGCGGGTCGGATGCTGCAGCGCCGTCACGGCGCTCGGGTAACCCCCAGCTGCAACACGCTCGGCTGCGTTAAGCTGCCCTATATGCCCCGCCGCCCCCTCCTCTTTACCGTCTTCGCGATCGCCTACTTTTTGTCGTACTTTTTCCGCTCGACAAACGCCGTGATCGCCGAGGATCTCACCCGCGACCTCGGCTTGAGCGCGTCGCAGCTCGGGCTCATGACGAGCCTTTTTTTCCTCACCTTCGCCGCCGCGCAGCTGCCGCTCGGGCGGGCGCTCGACCGCTTCGGGCCGCGCTTCGTGACGCCCGCGCTGATGCTCGCGGCGGTGGTGGGGAGCGCGCTCTTCGCCGCCGCCGAAGCGTTCGCCCTGCTCGCTCTCGGGCGGGCGCTCATCGGCCTCGGCATGGCAGGGGTGCTGATGGGGGCGCTCAAGGCCTTTAGCGCGTGGTTCTCGCCGGCGCGCTTCGCCACCGTCTCGGGGGTTTTTCTCGCGATCGGTTCCTCCGGCGCGTTAGGCGCCGCGACGCCGCTCGCGTGGTTAAACGCGGCCGTCGGCTGGCGCGCGGTGTTCTGGGGGGGCGCGGTCGTGACGCTTTTCAGCGCGCTCCTCATCGCGCTCTTTAGCCGCAACGCGCCCCCCCACGCCGCTGCGCCCCCCTCACAGGGTCCCGCCGCCGGCGGGTTCCGCGACATCTTCCGAGACCCCGTCTTCTGGCGCCTCGCCGCTCTAAGCTTCGCGATGATCGGCAGCATGTTCGCCTACCAGGGGCTGTGGGCGGGCCCCTTTTTGGCCGCCCTCGGGCTGCCCAGCACGCAGGTCGGCAACCTGCTCCTGCTCCTTAGCGGCGGGGTGGTGCTCGGCTACTTCACGGTGGGGTGGCTCGCCGACCGGTTCGGGTTGGTGCGGGTAGCGGCCGCGAGCGCGCTGCTTTTCACGCTCACCCAGTTCGGGATGGCCGCCTACCAACCCACCTGGCCCCTCTGGCCGCTGGGGGGGTTGTTTTTAGTGTTCGGCGTGACGGGAGCCTCGAGCGTGCTGCACTACGCCCACGCCCGCCAGAGCTTCCCGGCGCACCTCACCGGGCGCGCGGTGACCGCCGTCAACGTCTTCGCCATCGGCGGCGGGGCGCTGTTGCAGTGGGGGTTGGGCGGCATCGTCGGCGGCTTCGCAAGCGGGCGGGGTGACGCGCCGCTCGAGGCGTTCGTCGCCGCGCTGTTCGTCACGGGGGCGCTCTGCCTCGGCGCGACCCTCTTTTACACCGCGCTCGCGTGGCGCCAGAGCCCCGCGATGACCCCGCGTTAGAGGAGCGCCAAGAGCTGCTCGCGCAGCGCCGCGACCGAGGTCACCTCGAAAGTCGGCGGTACCGCCTCGTGCGGCAGGTGGTGACGCACCTGCTCGGGCAACCGGAGGCGGACGCTCCGCCAGCCTAGGCGCGCGGGGGCGTGAAAGTCCTTTTCGGGGTTGTCGCCGACGTACACGAGCCGCTCGGGGGGGAGCGCAAAGGCCTCTGCGACCGCCTCGAAGGCGCGCGCGTGCGGCTTCCAGTAGCGCTGCCCCCAGGCGTCGGTCAGGATCACGGGGTCGGCGTAGCGCGCGACCCCTAGCGCGGCGGCCTTAGCCGCTTGGCTCACCAAGGGGCCGTCGGAGATGACCGCCAAGCGGGCGCCGCGCGCTCTCAGCTCGCAGAGCGCCGCTTCAACCCCCGGCAAAAAGGTGATCGCGGGGGTGTGCTCGCGGTAGCACGCCACCAGCTCGGTGATGCTGCAGCGCCCCTCGAGCTCCGGCAGGGCCGCCAAAAGGCGGTTAAAAGCCCGCCCGCGCACCCCCTGCACGAAGTCCTGCCACAGAATCCCAAAGGCGCGCTCCTCGAGCGCGCGGTCGCCCGCAGCGACGTGCGCGGCGACGGCGCGAAAGCCGCTTTTGACGTAGTCGCGCTCGAGGTAGAGAGTGTCATCGAGGTCGAAGGCGATACCGAGGGTCATGGTGTTTGTGGCTCGTGGCTCATGGTCTGTGCGTCGTCACGGCAACGGCGTCTCACTGGCCGAGAGCCGCACCCTGCGGCCTCCGCCACGGCCGCTAACCCTCCCACAGGAGCTCCGTGGTGAAGTGCTCGACGTTGTAGCGGGTCATGTAGAGCCCCCGCTGGTACTCCCCCAGGCGGGGCGGCACCGCTTCACCCGCGAGCAGGGCGAGCAGCCACTCGGGATAGTGGCCGCCGGCGGCGTAGGCGAGCGGGAAGCCACCCCCGAAGCGCGGGTTGACCTCGATCAGCACGGGGCCGCGCTCGGTCAAAAAGGCCTGCAGGGTGATGGGGCCGCGCGCGCCCAACTTGGCCGCCGCCGCCAAGAGCCCCTCGAGCCACCCGCCGAGGTCGTCGTCGGGGATCGTCACGCCTTGAATCGACTCGCCGGCAAGCGTGCGCAGGCGGATGCGCGGGACGTAGTGCAGCGCCCGCCCCTCGAAGTCGAGGAGCGCGTCGATGGTGACCTCCGGGCCCAAGAGCTCCTCTTGGATGATGGCGTTGGGGACGCGCGTGAGGATGTCGGGCAGGGTCGCCGGGGTCGCGCGGTAGGTGTCGCGGCTCGCGCTCCCGTCTCGAGGTTTGACAAAGAGCCGCTCGGGCAACGCGAGCCCCTTGCGCTGCACCTCCTCGGGGGTCCAGCTCTGCGGCACGTCGAGGCCGTGCGAGGCAAAGGCCTGCTGGGTCAACCACTTGTCGCCGCTAATCTCGACGAACGCGTGGTGCGACACGAGCGCTTTGCACCCCAGTTCGGCGAAGGCAGCGGCGTGCGCCGCGAGCACCCCGAGCTCGGGGTCGATAGTCGGCACGATGAGACCGACGTCGTGCGCCTCGACGAGCTCCAAAAGGTGCGGGACGTAGTCCGGTGAACCGACGCTGGGGAGCCGAAAGGCGGCGTCCGCTAGGTAGAGCGTCGGCGCGAGCGCGCTCGCGTCCCCCGCGAACACCCGCGCGCCGCGCGCGTGCGTGGCGCGTTTAAACGCCTGCACGAGCGAAGCGCGCCGCCCGGCGCTGGTGACGAGGACGTTGTAGGCGCGCGGCGCAGCTGACGTGTGCGTCACACCGACCGCCCGCACCAGCTACCCACGACGCGTCGCCGCGCGCCTGCCACCCTAGCCTGCACCACCATCCACCTCGCCACCCGTTGTCGTCTCGTCATCCTCTGTCCTCGTCGCCCCACGCGCCTGATCGCCTCGGGGGGGCGCGCGATCACCACCTTCGCGCGCTGCGCGCTATCATAACATCACGTTGTAAAGCCGCTTTCAGCGCGCCCCGAAAGGGGCTTAAGGAGCTTTGAAGCGCTGGGCAATGGTGACTCAACCCCGCCCCGCGACCCCCTCGAGCACCTCGCCAAAACGCGCGACGACGCGCTCTGGGGAAAACGCCCGGACCCGCTCCCGCCCACGCTCGCGGAAGCGCGCGCGCGCCTCGGGGTCACTGAGGAGCCCCGCGATCCCCTTTGCCAGCGCCTCGGGGTCTTCGCTCCTAACGAGCACCCCCGCGCGACCACCCTCCAACACCTCGGCGGGGCCGCTCGGGCAGTCGGTCGCCACGACCGGGGTGCCGACCGCCATCGCCTCGGCGATCACGCGGCAAAACCCCTCGAAGCGCGAGCTCGAGACGAACACCTCGGCGCCGCGAATCCAGGCGTAGGGGTTTTCCTGAAAGCCGGGGAAGCGCACCCCGTCCTCGACCCCCAGCGACGCCGCCAGCTCGCGTAGCCGCGCCGCCTCCCGCCCCTCGCCGACGATCACCAAGGGGTGCGTGACGCCCGCAGCGCGCAGCCGCGCGTAGGCGCGCAGGAGGATATCAAAGCCCTTTTGCGGCTCGAGCCGCCCGACCGCGACCAGATAGGGGCGCTCCGGCGCCCCTTCGGGGGGGGGAGCCGCGGCGTAGCGTTCGGCGCGCGCCAGGTCGAGCGGGATGTAGACCGTCTCGGTGCGCCCCGCGAGCGCCGGGTAGAGCTTTTGGACGCTCTCGCGGATACCCTCGGAGATCGCCACAGCGCGCGTCAGGCGCGGGTAAAAAAGCTTCGAGAGCGCTGCGTAGCGCGGCGGCAGGGCCGCTAGCACCTCGGGGAGGGAGTTGCGCACGAACCCCACCGACGGTTTGCCGGTGAGCTGAGCGGCCAAGACCGCCAGAAACGTCGGGGCCATCTCGAGCCCGCCGACGATCACATCCGAGCGCCGTGCGAGCCGGTAGAGCGTTGGCGGCAACTGGGAGGCCTTGCGCAGCGCCCCCCCCGACGAGGCGCCGTAAAGGACCTCGACGCCGCGGAGCACGTCCCCCCACGCTTCGCCGCGTTCCACCACGAAGAGCTGCGGCTGAAAGCGGCGCCGGTCGAGGTGCGCGATCGTGGTGAGGGTGCTGAGCACCGCGCCGTTTTTGCGGAGCGCGCTGAGGATGAAGAGGACGCGCAGCGGCGAGGTCGCCGTGGGGGCCGTCACGCGCGTCTCCACGTGCGCCACCCCCCGCGCAGGCGCTGCCACCAGGCGATGGGGGTGCTGGCCACCGCTTTCTTTTCACGGCTCGCCCACTGCAGCGTGTGAAACCCGAAGAGCGCGACCTTGGCGAGCGGGCCGGAGAGCGCCACGGAGCCCTCGAGCCACGAAAAACCCCACGAGAGGTCCTTGTAAAAGAGCTTGGGTACCGTGCGGCTGCCCGCCGCAGCCCGCCCGGCGCGCGCCCTCTGCACGCGCGCGCCGACGTCACGCACGATCCGGTAGAGGTCGCGCGCCGACAACGCTTTAGCGAGCGGCGCCGCGCGCAGCTCGTTGGGGTCGTCGCTAATCGGCGCCCAGGCGAGCGCGCGCGCCTCGCGGCGGGTCGGGCGCGCGATCAGCATCCCCGTCACCAAGCGCGCGCAGGCGCGCAGCTCGCGCTCGTACAGGCTCGCCGCACTGCGCCCTAGCTCGAGCGCAAACGCTTCTGCGACCCCCTGAATGGTCCGTAAAAACGCCTCGCGTTTGGGGTGCGCGGGCAGCGGTGAGAGCACGGGTTCCACGCGCCCGCTCGCCGTACAGGCGTAGCCGCGCGTGCTGCCGTGGTCGGCCATGGTAAACACCTGGTCGATGAGCCCCTTGTTCTGAAAGAGCGTGCGCACCCCCGAAACGACGTCGTCTTCGACCTCTTCGAGCAGGTACGCCCGCGCCTGACCGTACGCGAGCGCCGAAAAGCGGGTTTTGGAGACGCCTAAGTAGTAACCCAAAAGGTGCGGCTGCCCCTTGGCGGCGAGCAGCTTTTTGAGCGACGCCTGCGTGCGCAGCGTCCACCCGACGTCGACGAGCGCCCAGTGGTCATCCGCTAAGAGCCCCTCTTGTTCAAAGTACGCGAGCGCCACCTCGCGCGCCCGCTCGGCCTCGGCGAGGATGCGGGGCGCCACCTCGGGGTCTTCGACAAAGCGCCAAAACCGCTCCGCCGCCTCCCCGGTGAGCTGCTCCTCCCACGTCTCCGGCGGAAAGCCGTGGCGCCTCAAGGGCGCTTCGAGCGCCTCTGGGGTCAGGTTGAGGCGCCTGAGGTTGTGGCGCGGCGCCGAGGACTGGCCGGTGAGGAGGATAAACTCGACCTCGTCGCGCGCGAGCGAAAACGCCGAGGGCAAGTACCACGCTTGGCGCGAGCCGTAGAGGTAGCGCGCCTCCGGGTAGCGCGCAGCCGCCTCGGGGCGCTTTTCGGTTACGCCCTCGCGCAGCGCACGGGCGACCTTGTGGAGCACCTGGCCGTCGCGCGCCACGAAGTAGAGCCGCTTTAGCGCGCGCGCGCGCGCGTCCTCTAACACCCAGAGGACGAAACCAGCAAGGAGCGGCGCCACCACGCTCGCGGCGATCTCCACGCTCGCGCGCGCCTCGTCTTCGGCGCCCTCCGGAAGGTCGAAACCGAGCCGAACGGCGCGGGCGATGCCGGCCACTTGCGAGGTGACCCAGGGCCTGTCGGTCGGTACCCTTAGCATCGCCTTTTCAAAGCGGTTGAGCTGCGCGCCGGTAAAGAGCTCGGCGCGCACCCCCACCTTGCGCGCCCCCAAAAAGTCGCTCTCGACGCCGTCGCCGCAGTGCAGCAGCTCGGCTGCGGAGACGCCCTCGCGGGCCAAGACGTGTTTAAAGAGGTTGCCGCTGCGCTTGGTCAGCCCGAGGTCGCTCGAGACGTAAAGCGCGTCCTCGGGCACCTCGTAACCGCACGAGACGAGCATCGCGCGCAGCGCATCTTTGGGCAGGTACATGTCCGACACGAAGACCACGCGCGCGCCCGCCTCGCGCAGCGCCCTGACGCGCCGCCGCACCGCGGCCACGGGGCGCATGAGGTCGCGCTCGAGCGCCACCTCCGCCTCCTGCATCGCCGAGGCCGAGACGCCCCAGGCGCTAAAGTCGGGCAGCTCGGCGTAGATGTCAGCGAGCGAGATCTCCTCACCCGAGCGCCGCCGGTGCGCCGCGCGCTCGGCTTCAATGCGCGCGCGCGCGAGCTCGCTCACCTCTTCGCGCCCAAAGCGGCAACCCCCGCCCCCCTCTACCCCCAACACCCGCTCGGCCAAGAGGTAGAACGCGTCGGTCGGCCGCGCGACGGTGCGCACCAAACAGGTGTCAAAAACGTCAAAAGAATAGACTGCCGTACGTTTCATGTCGTCCTCAAAGTCCCCGGTAAGCCCCTGCGAAGCCCTCGGTGGGTTTTGACGTGCGGAGTGCACGGATGCCAGTTGTCGCATGGGCGCCACTTCGCACCCTAGCGTGCACCGATGCCGCCAGCGTTGCAGGCTGCAGCGCCCCCATCACACTCCAGCGAGCATAGCAAAGCCACCCCCCGTGGGAGGCCGCGACGTCACGTTTGTCGCCGTCCGTCGCCGCGCGCCGTCATGTCAGCTCTCGGTTCGGCGGCCGGTGCGCCCACGTCGTCTCGGGGCGACCCCGAGAGGCTTTTACGGCGCCCGGCTGCCGGTCTATAATCGCCTTCTCTGGAGGAAAAATGATGCGACTGACACCCCTACGCTCCGCCGCCCTGCCGCTCGCCCTTCTCGGCCTCGCGTCGCTCGCCCTGGCGCAAGAGGGCGCTCAGGACACAGCCGTGCCCGACCTCGGCGGGCGAACGCTGCTGATCGGTTCGGACACCACCTACCCGCCCTTTGAGACCGTCAACCAAGAGGGCGAGATCGTCGGCTTCGACGTCGACGTGATGAACGCCATCTGCGAGCGCATCAACTGCGTCGCCCAGTTTCAGACGACTGCCTGGGACGGCATCTTCGCCGCGCTGGCCAACGGCGAGTTCGACATGGTCGCCTCCGGCGTATCGATCACGCCCGAGCGCGAGCAGATCGTCGACTTCACCATCCCCTACTACGAGGTCAGCCAAGCGATCGCCGTACGCGTCGGCGACGAAGACCTGACGATCGCCGACTTCGAGGAAGGAAACCTGGTGCTCGGCGCGCAGACCGGTACGACGAACGCCATGACCGCCGAGCGGCTCGCCGGGCGCGAGCGCACGCGCCTCTACGACACCTTCGCGACCGCCATCCAGGCGCTCCTCACGGGCGACGTCGACGGCGTCGTGATCGACGACGTCACCGCCGACGCCTTCGCCGCGCAGTACGCCGGGCAGCTCGTCGTCAGCATCCGCGAGGTCGCATCGGGCGACCAGCTGGGTTTCGTCGTCCCCCAGGGCGACCCGCTCGTCGACGCGCTCAACGCCGGTATCGAGATGATCCAAGCCGACGGCACCCTCGACGCGCTCGTTCAAAAGTGGCTCGTCGCCGAGGAGTAGGCGGGGTGCAGCACCCTCTGGGCCCGGACACGTCCGGGCTCTTTCGCGCTCTAGAGAGCGGCGGCCCCGCTAGCGGCGAGAACGGCCGGTGAGCCGCGCGCCCGACAACCCGCTGAGCGGCTTGGGGAGCGCCCCGGCGCGCCCCGCCCCCGCAGCGCCGAGCCGCCCGCGAGGCCGCTGGAGCCGGCTGCGGCCGAGCTACCTCGTCCTGCTCGCCGCGCTGCCCTTCGTCGTCTACCTGTTTGTCAGCGCCCCCGACTACACGCGGGCGCTCGCCTACATCGGACCCGGGCTCGGGGTGACGGTCGCCGTGACGGTCGCGGCCTACGCGGGAGCGCTCGTGCTCGGTCTGGGGCTCGCAGGGCTTTTGCTCCTTAAACTGGGGCGCCGCACGCTGCTTACCTTCGGCGCCCTCGTCCTCGCCGCGCTCCTCGGCAGCCTCTTTTTCTTTACCCGCCCCCCCGTGACCTACGCGCTCGTCGGGCAGCCGGGTGGGCGCGTCGCCATCATCCAGGGGACCCCCTCGCGGGTCGTCACCCCCATCCAGACGGGCCGCTACGCCGGTGAGGGGGCCGAGGGGGCGGGCTTTGCGGTGCGCGCTGCGATCAGCGCCGAAGCGGCGCTGGCGGCTTTGGAAGCGGGCACCGTGAGCGCCGCCTTGATCCCCCAAGAGGCGCTGCCGGCGGGGGCAAACGTCCTCTGGGAGACGACCTTCTTGCCCCCCGAGGCGCGCAACCCGGCGCTCGTCTTGGGGGTGCTCGGGGTGCTTTTGGCGATGCTCACCGCCGCCGCCGCCCGCAGCCGCGAGCACCCCCTGGCGGTCTTTGCCGAGCTCTACGTCGACATGATCCGCGGTATCCCCATGCTGGTCATTATCCTCTACGTGGGCTTTCCCCTGCAGGCGGCCCTGCGCGACGCCACGGGCGGTCTTCTCAACATGCCCATCCTGATGCGCGGGGGGGTCGCCATCGCCCTCGGGTACGCGGCCTACATGGCCGAAATCTTCCGCGCGGGGATCGAAGCCATCCCCAAAGGGCAGCTCGAGGCGGCGCGCAGCCTGGGGCTCTCGAGCTGGCAGAGCGCGCGCTTCGTCGTGCTGCCCCAAGCCCTGCGGATCGTCACCCCGCCCCTCGGCAACGAGTTTATCGCCATGCTCAAAGACACCTCGCTGCTCTCGATCCTGGGGGTGCGCGAGCTCACGCAGCTCACCCGCGAGTACCAGGCATCGAACTTCCAGGTGTTTCCGCCCTTTAACACCGTGGCGCTCCTCTACATCGGCCTGACGCTGGCCGCCTCGAGCCTACTCAAATGGCTCGAAGGGCGCACGAAGTTCGGCAGGTGAGCTAGCACCGCCACCGTATCCGAACGCACGCCCGTCGTCGTTCAAAACGCGTATTCTTCGCGCGACATCGGCGCTCGCGGCGACGCCACAGCAGGTGATGCCGCGAGCGGCGCTCGGGAGGTGACGGTGAACGCGGTGACGACGGCAGCCGAGGACGTAAGGCGGTGTGGGTAGCGGTATGTCGCCCCTTAGTGTCCTCGCCCTTTTTTTCGTCGCGCTCCTCGTGTGCCGCGCCGCCGCTGGGGCGCTGCGGCGCCTCGGCAGCCCCGCGACGGTCCTCGAGATCGGCTTCGGCTTCGTGATCGGCAACTACCTGCTCCAGGCGCACGAGGTCGCCCTGATGCGCGGCTTTGCGGAGCTCGGCACCGTCATCCTCTTTTTCTTCGTCGGCCTGACCATGCAGACGGCGTCGTTTCGGGGCGCCGGACGCCACGTGCTGCGCATCGCCGGCCTCGGCTCGCTCGTCCCGATGGCCACCATGTTCGCGCTCTCGCCGCTTTTGGCCCTTGGGCGCGCCGAACTCCTGCTCGCGACCGCCGTCATCATGACCTCGGGGGCGGGCGTCGCCGCGCGCGTCCTCAGCGAGGGGGGGTTTCTCGCGTCGCGCACGGGGCGGGTGCTCGTCGCCGCCTCGATCGTCGACGACCTCCCGAGCCTCCTCTTTCTCACGTTTGCCACCACCGTCGCCGCCGCTACCGGTACCTTCGCCGCCGCGCTCGCGCGCCCGCTGCTGACCCTGCTGCTCCTTTTCGGCGGCCTCAAGCTGCTCTCGCGGCTCCCCTGGCTGCGGGGCGCCCCCGCGCTCTACCCGCTCGGCGTCGCCGTGTGCGCCGCTTGGCTCTCGGCGCAAGCGGGCGTGACCGCGCTCGCGGGGGCGTTTTTGAGCGGCTACCTGCTCGGCCCGCTCGTGCGCCAGCGCGAGGTCGTCTACATCGAGTCGCTGCTCGACCTGTGCGTACCCATCTTTTTCCTCTTCGTCGGGACGCTGATCTCGGCGCGCGCCCTTTTCGACACGGGTAGCTGGGCGCTCGCCGCGCCCCTCGTCGGGGCGTGTCTCGTCACCCCCCTACCCATCGCGCTCGCGCTCGGTGAGCGGGCGCGCCGCGACGGCTGCGACCCGTGGCTCGTCGCCTTCGGGATGATGCCGCGGGGCTTGCCGGGGTTGGTGTTCGCGACCACCGCGTTTTTGGGCGGGCTCATCCCCGCCAAGCTCTTTTCAGCCCTCGTCATCGCCGTCACGGTGAGCAACCTCGTCGGCCCCGCCGCGATGACGCTCCGCATGAACCACCTAAGGAGGGTCGGGGGGTTTCTCGACGCCCTCCCCGGCGAGGCGGCGACTTAGACCTGGGCGCGCCAGACGGATACGGCGGCCACACCACGTACTACACGCACTGCGGTGCCGATAGTTCCACCGTCGTCATAGCCGTCCGTGCCACCACACCGAGAGCCCCGGGTAGTACGCCGAGACGATCGCCTGGAAGAGAAAGTAGTCCACGATGAGGTGGACGACGAGCACCCACAGGAGCGCCCTCGAGCGCTCGTACATCGCCCCCTGGGTGAGCGCGAAGAGGTAGACGAACACGGGACCGACGCCGCGAAAGGCCATCGTGTAGAGGACAGTCGTGTAGATCACCGCTTGCGCCACGTTGGCGGTGCGCGCCCCGAAGAGCCCGCGCAGTACGGCGTAGCAGACGTTGATGAAAAACAGCTCGTCCCAGATGCCGACCAAGTTGATCCCGACGAAAAGCCGCAGCAACGAGGCGTCGTCCGGCACCCGCGGCAGGCTCCAGTTAAAGGGCACCTCGGGGCTCAGGACGCCGAAGTAGAGCGCGAACGCCCCCCACGCGAGCGGCACCGAGAGCAGGACGTAGAACAGCTCCAAAGGCTCGAGCCGCTCGGGCAGCAGTTTGAAGGTCACCGGGTGCGGGTCTTCGTGCCACAGCACCAGCGCGGGCAGGGCGATCGCCGAGAGAAAAAAGGCGCCTAGTAGCACGAAGTTGTAGGGGCTCGTGTCGGTGCTGATGGGCGCGAGCGCGAGCACCACCACGGCGGCGGCGAGCGCCAGGTAGCGGCGGCGGCGGTAGGGGCTCTCGTAGCGGAGGGCGACGCCGAAAAGGAGCGCGAAGGGCGCGCCCCAGAGCCACGCCCCGTGCGCCACCCAGAGCACGGTCACGGCGAGGAGCGCGGCGAGCGGTACGAAGCGCTGTACGTGAGGGGGCACGGGGGCATCTTAACGCGCGCCCTTAGCCGCCCAAATGGGTATGCTAAAGGGCGTGCCGCACGCCGAGATCAGCCTCCGCGCCCTCGCGCGCAACCTCGCTTCGCTGCGCGCGCGCACCCGCGCGCAGCTGCTCGTCCCCGTCAAGGCGAACGCCTACGGGCACGGCGCCCCGGAGGTGGCGCGGCAGCTCGAGCGCTTGGGCGTCCCCTGGTTCGGGGTCGCGACCGCCGATGAGGCGCTCGAGCTGCGGGGAGCGGGGATCAGCGCCGACATCCTCATCTTCGGCCCCGTCTACGAGGGCTTGGAGGCGCTGATCGCACAAGGTGTCGCGCTTAGCGTCGTGGACGCGCGCAGCGCCGAGGCCGTGGTGCGGGCGGCGGGAAGCGTCCCGGGCGCCCGCGTGCACCTCAAAACGGACACCGGTATGGGGCGGCTCGGCGAACCGCTCGCCGCTACCCTGAAGACCGCCGAGCGCTTAAGCCGCGCCCGCGGGGTGACGCTCGAGGGGCTCTGGACGCACCTCGCCGCCGCCGACGAACCCGACTCGAGCTTTACGCAGGTCCAGCTGGCGCGCTTTAGCGACACGCTCGCCGCTTTGGGGCGCGCGGGGATCACCGTACCGCTCAAACACGCCGCCAACTCGGCGGCGCTTTTCGCCCACCCCGCCTCGCACTTCGACCTCGTGCGCCCCGGCATCGCCGTCTACGGCTACCATGCAAGCCCCTTTATCGCCGCTCTGGCGCCCGAGCTGACGCCCGTGATGACCCTCTCGGCCCCCGTGACCTTCGTCAAGCGCGTCGCGGCCGGCACCCCCATCTCGTACGGCGGCCTCTGGCGCGCCCCCCGCGACACCACCGTCGCCACCGTCCGCTTCGGCTACGCCGACGGCTACCCGCGCGGCCTGAGCGCCACGCCACACGCCCGCGTCCGCCTCCAAGGGCGCCTCTGCCCAATCGTCGGGCGCGTCTGCATGGACCAGCTGATGGTCGACGTCGGCGACCTTACGGTCACCGTCGGCGAACGCGCCGTGCTCTTCGGCCCCGAAGGCCCGACCGCCGAGGACCTCGCGGGGGGCGTCGGGACGATCTCCTACGAGCTGCTGACGCAGCTCGGTCGGCGCGTCGCGAGGTCTTACGTCGACGCGGTCGACGCGCCCTGATGGGGAGATGCGCTCACACGTGTGCGCTAGGGTCAAAACCGCAGCTAAAGGGACGGTTAACGTGGGCGCGTAGGGGGGGAGCGCTCACCGCGGGGGGTGTCTGGTAGAGTAGAGCACTTTCGAGCGGTGCGCTGCCGTTCCGACTGCACCAGCAAGAAATCGCCGCTTTACCGCGGGACCCCTTTATAAGGAGCCCTATGGACGCCATCGCCCCGCCGACGACCCTTTTTGACGACCTGAAACCACGCACCCCCGCCGGCCTACTAAGCCGCCGGGAGAAAGACCGGCTGATCGAACGCGGTTTTCTGGGCCTCTACCGCTGGTACACCGCCCGCAGCCAAGCGACGCGCAACTGGAACCCCGACAAGTCCTTTGAGTGGCGCAAGCTCCGCCAGGATCTCTCCGAACCGCTCATCCAGATCCTGCAGGGGTTTTTCGCGGTCGAGTACTTTACCCCCGACTACGTCGACGAGATCCTCAACCTCGTGCGCAAAAGCCACGGCCGCAGCCACTTTCAGCTCCGCTGGGGGGCCGAGGAGGAGAAGCACGCCGACACCTGGGAGAACGCAGTCCTCTTCTCGCGCCGCCGCACCCCCGAATTCATCGAGTCGTACA
This window contains:
- a CDS encoding amino acid ABC transporter permease, with amino-acid sequence MSRAPDNPLSGLGSAPARPAPAAPSRPRGRWSRLRPSYLVLLAALPFVVYLFVSAPDYTRALAYIGPGLGVTVAVTVAAYAGALVLGLGLAGLLLLKLGRRTLLTFGALVLAALLGSLFFFTRPPVTYALVGQPGGRVAIIQGTPSRVVTPIQTGRYAGEGAEGAGFAVRAAISAEAALAALEAGTVSAALIPQEALPAGANVLWETTFLPPEARNPALVLGVLGVLLAMLTAAAARSREHPLAVFAELYVDMIRGIPMLVIILYVGFPLQAALRDATGGLLNMPILMRGGVAIALGYAAYMAEIFRAGIEAIPKGQLEAARSLGLSSWQSARFVVLPQALRIVTPPLGNEFIAMLKDTSLLSILGVRELTQLTREYQASNFQVFPPFNTVALLYIGLTLAASSLLKWLEGRTKFGR
- a CDS encoding cation:proton antiporter, which produces MSPLSVLALFFVALLVCRAAAGALRRLGSPATVLEIGFGFVIGNYLLQAHEVALMRGFAELGTVILFFFVGLTMQTASFRGAGRHVLRIAGLGSLVPMATMFALSPLLALGRAELLLATAVIMTSGAGVAARVLSEGGFLASRTGRVLVAASIVDDLPSLLFLTFATTVAAATGTFAAALARPLLTLLLLFGGLKLLSRLPWLRGAPALYPLGVAVCAAWLSAQAGVTALAGAFLSGYLLGPLVRQREVVYIESLLDLCVPIFFLFVGTLISARALFDTGSWALAAPLVGACLVTPLPIALALGERARRDGCDPWLVAFGMMPRGLPGLVFATTAFLGGLIPAKLFSALVIAVTVSNLVGPAAMTLRMNHLRRVGGFLDALPGEAAT
- a CDS encoding CPBP family glutamic-type intramembrane protease, translated to MPPHVQRFVPLAALLAVTVLWVAHGAWLWGAPFALLFGVALRYESPYRRRRYLALAAAVVVLALAPISTDTSPYNFVLLGAFFLSAIALPALVLWHEDPHPVTFKLLPERLEPLELFYVLLSVPLAWGAFALYFGVLSPEVPFNWSLPRVPDDASLLRLFVGINLVGIWDELFFINVCYAVLRGLFGARTANVAQAVIYTTVLYTMAFRGVGPVFVYLFALTQGAMYERSRALLWVLVVHLIVDYFLFQAIVSAYYPGLSVWWHGRL
- the alr gene encoding alanine racemase, with product MPHAEISLRALARNLASLRARTRAQLLVPVKANAYGHGAPEVARQLERLGVPWFGVATADEALELRGAGISADILIFGPVYEGLEALIAQGVALSVVDARSAEAVVRAAGSVPGARVHLKTDTGMGRLGEPLAATLKTAERLSRARGVTLEGLWTHLAAADEPDSSFTQVQLARFSDTLAALGRAGITVPLKHAANSAALFAHPASHFDLVRPGIAVYGYHASPFIAALAPELTPVMTLSAPVTFVKRVAAGTPISYGGLWRAPRDTTVATVRFGYADGYPRGLSATPHARVRLQGRLCPIVGRVCMDQLMVDVGDLTVTVGERAVLFGPEGPTAEDLAGGVGTISYELLTQLGRRVARSYVDAVDAP